The genomic interval GTACATGTGTACGGAGAAGTGGTACGCTGTCACCGAGTCAGGGACGGATGTGGTTGGCACCAACGAGACGATCGAGACGATCGACGAACTGAACACGAACCTTGCTTCCCTCATCGACGACCTCTCCGGAGCGGGCGTCGTGACCGGCGACGACGCGACCGAGTTCCGATACCGGGCAGACATGCTCGCTGCCGAACTGACTGCGTGTGTCGAACACGCCGACACCGGGCCGCTGGGAGGCGACTGACGACAGCGTTCACGAACCTCTGTTCCCCTTCCCCGCGAACGTCCAGTCGGTGTGCGGGGAACGACTGCGACCGGGAGGCAAGAGAGACCCGTCCGAAGCTCACCGACCGCTCGGTTCGCGCCGAACAGCGGTCCGCCGGACCGACTCGACGAGGGCGACCCCCTCGGTTAAGCCCGTCCGGACGCAACTGCACGTCGTGAACCATCTGCAGCGCGTCGAGGCGGACGAGGAGAGCTACCGCCTCGCGCGACACGCGCACCTCGTCGTCTACACCGCCCGCGACGACGGCGACCTGCTGACGGTGTACGACTGCGGCGCGGCCCAGAAGCCGCCGAGCGCGCAGTTCATCGGGCACCTCGTCAACGTCGACGCCCCCGCCAGCACCGAGCGGACGCCGACGGGCTACATCGTCCGCCTCGAAGCGGGCGGCCGACTCGTCGAGCAGACCGACGGCGAGTGGGTCGTCCGTCCGGCCTGAGTCGACACGCGGAGGGCAACGTTCCCGACCGTACGCTACCCCGACCTACTCCACGCGGTCCCGCAGTTCCGTCCGGCGAATCTTCCCGGTCACGGTCTTGGGTAACTCGTCGACGAACTCGACCTCGCGGGGGTACTCGTGTGCGGCGAGTTCGTTCCGCACGTGTTGCTGGATATCCTCGACCAGGTCGTCGCTCGGGTCGTGACCCGCAGACAGGACGACGAACGCCTTGACGATGTTGCCGCGTTCGCGGTCGGACTTCGGGACGACGGCCGCCTCCGCGACGGCGGGGTGTTCGCCGAGCGAGGACTCGACCTCGAACGGACCGATGCGATAGCCCGAGGAGATGATGACGTCGTCGGCCCGCCCCTCGAACCAGAAGTAGCCGTCCTCGTCGAGGTGGCCGAGGTCACCGGAGAGGTACCACTCGCCGTCCGGACCGTCGACGAAGCAGTCGGCGGTCTTCTCGGGTTGCTCCCAGTACTCCGCGAAGAAACACGGGAAGTCGCCGCGTTCGGCGATGACGCCCGTCTCGCCCGGTGGTAGCACCTCGCCGCTGTCCGGGTCGACGACGGCCGCCTCGACGCCGGGGAGGGGTTTCCCCATCGACCCGGGGCGAATCGCCATCTCGGGGTAGTTGTTGATAATCATGTTGCCCGTCTCGGTCTGGCCGTACGTGTCGAGGATGGTGACGCCGAGCGCGTCTCGACCCCACTCGACGACCCCCGCCGAGAGCGGTTCGCCGATGGAGAGCGCGTGTCGAACGTCGTGGTCGACCCCGTCCAGCACCGCCTCGTTCTCCCGGAGCATCCGGTAGGCCGTCGGGACGGAGAACAGGACGCTGACGGGGAACTCGTCGAGCAGGTCGGCCCACGCCTCCGGGTCGAACTCGCCGTCGGTAGTGAACAGCGAGGTGCCCCAGTACCACGCGCCGAGCGTGTTGATGGGGCCGGTGAGCCACCCGAGGTCCGCGGTCGACCAGTAGAGGTCGTCCGGGGTGAGGTCGACGGACAGTTTCTGCGTCAGGGCGACGCCCGCGACCCAGCGGTGTCTGTGGAGGACGCCCTTCGCCTGCCCCGTCGTCCCCGAGGTGTAGTACAGCAGGGCGTCGTCCTCGCCGCTCGTCTCGACGACGTCGAACTCGTCGTCGGCCGCGGCGGTCGCCTCGTGGAAGTCGAGGTGGCCGTCGTCGCGGCCACCGGGGTCGCCGCCCTGCTCGACGACGACCACCGTCTCGACGCTCGGGACGTCGTCGAGCGCCCGTTCGACCGTGTCGAGGTTGTCGCTCGTCGTGAACACGAGTCGCGCGTCGCAGTCCGCGAGACGGTAGGCGATGCCGTCGGGACCGAACCGCTCGTTGACGCTGCCCCAGACGGCACCCGCCTTCAGCGTCCCGACCATCGCCGCGTAGTGCTGGGGGATGCGGGGCATGTACGAGAACACGCGATCGCCCCGGTCGACGTGGTCGGCGACGACGTTCGCCACCCGGTTCGAGCGGTCCCGCAGGTGGCCGAACGTCACCGTCTCAC from Halomarina salina carries:
- a CDS encoding acyl-CoA synthetase → MDWESFDPVADRDEFTWDDVYAEADWDAPSRLNVGHEVCDRHAAADPDRTALEWAGDEGDRETVTFGHLRDRSNRVANVVADHVDRGDRVFSYMPRIPQHYAAMVGTLKAGAVWGSVNERFGPDGIAYRLADCDARLVFTTSDNLDTVERALDDVPSVETVVVVEQGGDPGGRDDGHLDFHEATAAADDEFDVVETSGEDDALLYYTSGTTGQAKGVLHRHRWVAGVALTQKLSVDLTPDDLYWSTADLGWLTGPINTLGAWYWGTSLFTTDGEFDPEAWADLLDEFPVSVLFSVPTAYRMLRENEAVLDGVDHDVRHALSIGEPLSAGVVEWGRDALGVTILDTYGQTETGNMIINNYPEMAIRPGSMGKPLPGVEAAVVDPDSGEVLPPGETGVIAERGDFPCFFAEYWEQPEKTADCFVDGPDGEWYLSGDLGHLDEDGYFWFEGRADDVIISSGYRIGPFEVESSLGEHPAVAEAAVVPKSDRERGNIVKAFVVLSAGHDPSDDLVEDIQQHVRNELAAHEYPREVEFVDELPKTVTGKIRRTELRDRVE